A section of the Salmo salar chromosome ssa05, Ssal_v3.1, whole genome shotgun sequence genome encodes:
- the LOC106604822 gene encoding protocadherin beta-16, with translation MSFSVVCEFWIALYISQILGNVMDIFRRMSAGEALNSAVWGLRWQVRVSILLVCVLSAVNGQIRYSVPEEMRKGLFVGDVAKDLGLDVKRLISGRARLVIDGNNQYVELNQNKGHLVVKERIDREKLCGQKSPCSFSLEMILESPLELYSITIEIEDINDNAPVFSKKDIHLEIGESSPIGTVFLLDGAADPDVGMNSLQSYTVKPTDHFVLKQHSRADGSKYAEMVLQSGLDREKQSEHSLILTAADGGDPQRSGTVKIHITVLDANDNAPVFTESLYKVTVVENALGSTVVAQVSAIDADQGYNGNVTYSFTHMEDGTPPLFHIDPHTGEIKVTGHLDYETVQNYEMNLQAKDPWGLTGASKLVIEILDVNDNSPIITMTSFSGKIPEDSIPGTVVALISVQDVDAGQNGQVRLRVDENLPFKIKTSLRNYYTLVTEKSLDREKVSRYNITLTATDEGLPPLSSMKTVVLDISDVNDNAPAFSQSVYSTHVVENNSPGVSVLAIQATDPDRGQNSRISYYLIDSELNGNPISTYFSINSEKGVIHSVRSLDYEQVKEFKILIKAQDGGSPPLSSNTTVLIYVQDQNDNAPQVLYPVQTSSSLVAEMVPRSADAGYLVTKVVAVDVDSGQNAWLSYKLQKATDRALFEVGLQNGEIRTIRQVNDKDAVKQRLTVVVEDNGQPSRSATVNVNVAVADSFPEVLSEFTDFTHDKEYNDNLTLYLVLALAVVSFLFITCLVVIISVKIYRWRQSRILYHSNLPVIPYYPPRYADTLGTGTLQHVYNYEVCRTTDSRKSDCQFARPCSQNVLIMDPSSTGTMQRMQSEQNILDEPDSPIEVRLFAV, from the coding sequence GTGAGTTTTGGATCGCATTATATATTTCCCAGATTTTGGGTAACGTTATGGATATTTTTAGGAGGATGAGCGCTGGAGAGGCTTTGAATAGCGCAGTCTGGGGTTTGCGATGGCAAGTGCGAGTCTCCATTTTGCTTGTCTGTGTACTGAGTGCGGTGAATGGACAAATTCGATATTCTGTACCAGAGGAAATGAGAAAAGGCTTGTTTGTCGGAGATGTGGCGAAAGACCTGGGTTTGGACGTAAAGAGGCTGATTTCAGGCCGGGCGCGGTTAGTTATCGACGGCAATAACCAGTATGTAGAGCTGAATCAGAACAAAGGACATCTGGTTGTTAAGGAAAGGATTGACAGGGAGAAATTATGCGGTCAGAAATCTCCGTGTAGCTTCAGTTTGGAAATGATTCTTGAAAGCCCACTTGAATTATATTCGATTACCATCGAAATTGAAGACATAAACGACAACGCACCTGTGTTTTCAAAAAAGGACATTCATCTGGAAATTGGGGAGTCTTCGCCGATTGGGACTGTTTTCTTATTAGACGGAGCCGCTGACCCTGACGTGGGTATGAACTCACTGCAAAGCTACACAGTTAAACCAACCGATCATTTTGTGCTCAAGCAACACAGTAGAGCGGATGGAAGTAAATACGCAGAAATGGTGTTGCAGTCTGGACTGGACCGTGAAAAACAGAGCGAACACTCCCTGATATTAACTGCAGCCGATGGCGGGGACCCACAGAGGTCTGGAACCGTTAAGATACACATCACTGTTCTGGATGCAAATGACAATGCGCCTGTGTTCACAGAGTCTTTGTACAAAGTCACTGTTGTAGAAAACGCGTTGGGAAGCACAGTCGTAGCCCAAGTAAGTGCCATCGATGCAGACCAAGGGTATAATGGAAATGTGACGTATTCATTTACGCATATGGAGGATGGTACGCCACCTTTGTTCCATATAGATCCACATACTGGGGAGATAAAGGTCACTGGTCACCTAGATTACGAAACGGTTCAGAATTACGAAATGAACCTTCAAGCTAAAGATCCGTGGGGTCTGACGGGCGCGAGTAAACTGGTCATTGAGATTCTAGACGTTAATGATAATAGTCCAATCATAACCATGACCTCATTTTCTGGTAAAATCCCAGAGGATAGTATTCCTGGCACAGTTGTGGCATTGATAAGTGTCCAGGATGTGGATGCTGGTCAAAATGGACAAGTGCGTTTAAGAGTCGACGAAAACCTCCCATTTAAGATAAAGACCTCGCTTAGAAACTACTACACGTTGGTAACTGAGAAGAGCTTAGACCGAGAGAAAGTGTCTCGCTACAACATCACCCTCACTGCCACTGATGAAGGTTTGCCGCCGTTATCAAGCATGAAAACGGTTGTTTTAGACATCAGTGATGTTAATGATAACGCACCAGCCTTTAGTCAAAGTGTGTATAGTACGCACGTCGTGGAAAACAATTCTCCCGGCGTTTCTGTGCTTGCGATCCAAGCAACGGATCCAGACAGGGGCCAAAACTCACGCATCTCTTATTATCTAATTGACAGTGAGCTAAACGGAAACCCAATTTCCACCTACTTTTCAATTAACTCCGAGAAAGGTGTCATTCACTCAGTGCGTTCACTTGACTATGAGCAGGTTAAAGAGTTCAAAATACTAATCAAAGCGCAAGATGGCGGCTCCCCACCCCTTAGTAGTAATACTACTGTTCTCATTTACGTACAAGATCAGAACGACAACGCGCCTCAGGTTCTGTATCCAGTCCAGACTAGCAGCTCTCTGGTGGCTGAAATGGTACCTCGTTCAGCAGATGCCGGCTATCTTGTTACTAAAGTGGTGGCTGTTGATGTGGACTCTGGGCAGAATGCCTGGCTCTCATATAAACTGCAGAAAGCGACAGACAGGGCGCTGTTTGAAGTGGGCTTACAGAATGGAGAAATAAGAACTATACGCCAAGTTAATGATAAAGATGCTGTGAAACAAAGGCTCACTGTTGTAGTGGAGGACAACGGGCAGCCCTCTCGTTCAGCTACAGTCAATGTTAACGTGGCGGTGGCGGACAGCTTCCCTGAAGTGCTCTCGGAGTTCACTGACTTTACGCACGACAAGGAGTACAATGACAACCTGACTCTTTACTTAGTCTTGGCTTTGGCTGTAGTCTCATTTCTGTTCATCACATGTTTAGTGGTTATTATATCAGTGAAAATATACAGATGGAGACAGTCTCGCATCCTCTATCATTCCAACCTCCCGGTTATTCCGTATTATCCACCGCGTTACGCAGACACTTTGGGGACAGGAACTCTACAGCACGTGTACAATTACGAGGTGTGCAGGACGACTGACTCCAGAAAGAGTGACTGTCAGTTCGCCAGACCCTGTAGTCAGAACGTACTGATAATGGACCCCAGTTCTACAGGGACGATGCAGCGGATGCAGAGTGAACAGAACAtcctggatgaaccagactccCCAATAGAGGTGAGGTTATTTGCAGTTTAA
- the LOC123743102 gene encoding protocadherin beta-16-like, giving the protein MGDWCSTARRGGWQVLFFLLCLCALDSVTGQARYTIPEEQAEGSIVGNIGRDLGLEVKRLVSGKARIITRGTRQYVDLNRDKGIIVVKERIDREELCGQTTPCSFSFELIIENPIQLYRVTVEVRDINDNTPSFPKDEISLEISESAVSGTRFSLESAVDPDVGVNGIQNYYLKPTDHFQLEVHSLSNGGKYIEMILQHPLDREKQETLSLVLIATDGGEPQRSGTVRIHITVLDANDNAPVCGQAVYKADVKESSPKGTLITTVSGNDADKGINGEVTFAMAHVSKEAKELFELNVTTGEIKLVAEVDFEKTNNYQLNVQAKDHWGLADTCKVVIQITDENDNVPTIQLMSFSHSISEDSPLGTTVAVVNVEDADSDGNGIVLCSINADIPFKIESSLTDYYTIVTESPLDRETVSEYNITITVSDEGSPPLSSSKNITVKVSDVNDNPPKFVQPEYSKSIQENNSPGFSIFAVRASDADWGQNARVSYFLDDKQVNGLAVSSFVSVNSENGAIHAVRSFDYEQIKSFDFNVTARDGGSPPLSSVVAVRILVQDQNDNAPQVLYPVQTSSSLVAEMVPRSADVGYLVTKVVAVDVDSGQNAWLSYKLQKATDRALFEVGLQNGEIRTIRQVNDKDAVKQRLTVVVEDNGQPSRSATVNVNVAVADSFPEVLSEFTDFTHDKEYNDNLTFYLVLALAVVSFLFITCLVVIISVKIYRWRQSRILYHSNLPVIPYYPPRYADTLGTGTLQHVYNYEVCRTTDSRKSDCQFARPCSQNVLIMDPSSTGTMQRMQNEKNILDEPDSPIEVS; this is encoded by the coding sequence ATGGGTGATTGGTGTTCGACAGCCCGCAGAGGCGGATGGCAAGTactgtttttccttctttgtctgTGCGCCCTAGATTCCGTGACTGGACAGGCACGCTATACCATACCCGAGGAGCAGGCAGAGGGGTCGATCGTTGGAAACATTGGTAGAGATTTAGGCTTGGAGGTGAAGAGGCTAGTGTCCGGTAAAGCTCGTATTATAACCAGAGGAACTCGACAGTATGTAGATCTTAACCGAGACAAAGGGATTATCGTTGTTAAAGAGCGAATCGACCGAGAGGAGCTATGCGGACAGACTACCCCGTGTAGCTTCAGCTTTGAGCTTATTATAGAAAACCCCATTCAGTTATATCGGGTTACAGTCGAGGTTCGCGACATTAACGATAATACACCATCATTTCCAAAGGATGAAATCAGTTTGGAAATCAGTGAATCTGCCGTGTCAGGTACGCGCTTTTCTCTGGAGAGCGCCGTCGACCCAGACGTTGGCGTTAACGGTATACAAAATTACTATCTCAAACCGACAGATCATTTCCAATTAGAGGTACACAGCCTATCCAACGGTGGTAAATATATCGAGATGATTTTACAACACCccctggacagagagaagcaggagaCCCTCTCGTTGGTGCTTATAGCTACAGACGGAGGCGAGCCTCAGAGGTCTGGCACTGTCCGCATCCATATTACAGTGCTGGACGCTAACGACAATGCACCAGTGTGTGGTCAAGCAGTTTATAAAGCAGACGTTAAAGAGAGCTCTCCGAAGGGGACTTTGATAACCACCGTCAGTGGAAATGATGCAGATAAAGGAATAAACGGAGAAGTAACTTTTGCTATGGCTCATGTCTCCAAAGAAGCTAAAGAACTGTTTGAGCTGAACGTTACCACTGGAGAAATTAAATTGGTAGCGGAAGTAGATTTTGAAAAGACAAACAATTATCAATTAAATGTGCAGGCAAAAGACCACTGGGGTCTTGCCGATACTTGTAAAGTAGTTATACAAATTACCGATGAAAACGACAATGTACCCACAATACAGCTCATGTCGTTTTCTCATTCGATTTCCGAGGATTCTCCCCTTGGAACCACTGTAGCTGTTGTTAATGTAGAGGATGCAGACTCGGATGGTAACGGTATCGTTCTGTGCTCTATTAATGCAGATATCCCATTCAAAATAGAGTCATCGTTAACTGATTATTATACAATAGTCACCGAAAGTCCTTTGGATAGAGAAacggtgtctgagtataacatcaCTATTACAGTTTCAGATGAAGGCTCTCCGCCTCTCTCTAGCAGTAAGAACATAACAGTTAAAGTATCAGATGTCAATGACAACCCACCCAAGTTTGTTCAACCTGAATATAGTAAATCTATTCAGGAAAACAACTCGCCAGGGTTTTCGATATTCGCAGTGAGGGCAAGTGATGCTGATTGGGGCCAAAATGCTCGTGTCTCCTACTTCCTTGATGATAAACAGGTTAACGGGTTGGCTGTGTCCTCTTTCGTCTCAGTAAACTCAGAAAATGGTGCCATTCATGCTGTTAGGTCATTCGATTACGAACAAATCAAGTCGTTTGACTTCAACGTCACTGCACGGGATGGGGGGTCTCCCCCTCTCAGTTCAGTGGTGGCTGTTAGAATTTTGGTCCAGGACCAGAATGACAACGCGCCTCAGGTTCTGTATCCAGTCCAGACTAGCAGCTCCCTGGTGGCTGAAATGGTGCCTCGTTCAGCAGATGTGGGCTATCTTGTTACTAAAGTGGTGGCTGTTGATGTGGACTCTGGACAGAATGCCTGGCTCTCGTATAAACTGCAGAAAGCGACAGACAGGGCGCTGTTTGAAGTGGGCTTACAGAATGGAGAAATAAGAACCATACGCCAAGTCAATGATAAAGATGCTGTGAAACAAAGGCTCACTGTTGTAGTGGAGGACAACGGGCAGCCCTCTCGTTCAGCTACAGTCAATGTTAACGTGGCGGTGGCGGACAGCTTCCCTGAAGTGCTCTCGGAGTTCACTGACTTTACGCACGACAAGGAGTACAATGACAACCTGACTTTTTACTTAGTCTTGGCTTTGGCTGTAGTCTCATTTCTGTTCATCACATGTTTAGTGGTTATTATATCAGTGAAAATATACAGATGGAGACAGTCTCGCATCCTCTATCATTCCAACCTCCCGGTTATTCCGTATTATCCACCGCGTTACGCAGACACTTTGGGGACAGGAACTCTACAGCACGTCTACAATTACGAGGTGTGCAGGACGACTGACTCCAGAAAGAGTGACTGTCAGTTCGCCAGACCCTGTAGTCAGAACGTACTGATAATGGACCCCAGTTCTACAGGGACGATGCAGCGGATGCAGAACGAAAAGAACAtcctggatgaaccagactccCCAATAGAGGTGAGTTAA
- the LOC106611805 gene encoding protocadherin gamma-A2-like, translating to MWISVLWFDATVSARNGRCLKRQVQAFILVSLFQMILGQIRYSIPEEMRKGSFVGNVAEDLGINAKQMKSGGARIVSGDSSEYIRLDVDKGTLVVGERIDREQLCGQTSPCSLSFEMIMMNPMQLHSILVEILDVNDNAPFFNEKEIQLDISESALPGTQILQESATDPDVGINALQGYTLHPTDNFNIKIRTGPDGSKYVEMYLYAPLDREENDKLPLTLTAVDGGESQRSGTLKIQISVLDANDNVPVFTQPNFKATVTENALKGTLVTTIRATDRDEGSYGQVTYYFTRMSNNFAELFALHENTGDITVSGPIDYEKNKHYELGVQAKDQGGQSASTKVIIDVIDVNDNVPLITLTSFSSPVSEDAISGTTVAIIHVKDIDSDKNGKVDCSINTKIPFAIQSSLKSYYTLVTDGVLDRERNVEYNITFTAVDEGTPPLSASKTITLRISDVNDNAPVFELSLYTANVMENNSPGVSVFSVRAHDLDCGQNARVSYLLIESQLNGNPISSYISVNAETGVIQAVRSFDYEQTKSFEMYIKAQDGGSPPLSSNASVKMSIQDQNDNAPQVLYPVQTSSSLVAEMVPRSADVGYLVTKVVAVDVDSGQNAWLSYKLQKATDRALFEVGSQNGEIRTIRQVNDKDAVKQRLTVVVEDNGQPSRSATVNVNVAVADSFPEVLSEFTDFTHDKEYNDNLTFYLVLALAVVSFLLITCLVVIISVKIYRWRQSRILYHSNLPVIPYYPPRYADTLGTGTLQHVYNYEVCRTTDSRKSDCQFARPCSQNVLIMDPSSTGTMQRMQNEKNILDEPDSPLEVS from the coding sequence ATGTGGATTTCGGTGCTTTGGTTTGACGCGACGGTTTCTGCCAGAAACGGGCGCTGTCTCAAACGGCAAGTACAGGCCTTTATTCTTGTTAGCCTTTTCCAGATGATTCTCGGGCAGATTCGTTATTCGATTCCAGAGGAGATGAGAAAGGGCTCGTTTGTTGGAAATGTGGCGGAGGATTTAGGAATTAACGCAAAACAAATGAAATCGGGAGGCGCTCGCATTGTTAGTGGCGACAGCAGCGAGTATATCAGGTTGGATGTAGACAAAGGGACGCTGGTCGTgggagagaggatagacagggagcAGCTTTGCGGGCAGACATCGCCCTGCAGCTTGAGCTTCGAGATGATTATGATGAATCCGATGCAGCTGCATAGTATTCTAGTAGAAATACTAGATGTTAACGACAATGCCCCCTTTTTTAACGAAAAGGAAATCCAATTAGATATCTCTGAGTCTGCTCTACCGGGGACACAGATATTGCAGGAGAGCGCGACAGATCCCGACGTTGGTATCAACGCGCTTCAAGGCTACACATTGCACCCTACCGATAATTTCAACATTAAAATCCGGACGGGTCCCGACGGCAGTAAATATGTGGAGATGTATCTGTATGCGCCTTTAGACCGAGAGGAAAATGATAAACTGCCTCTGACTTTGACGGCTGTGGATGGCGGTGAATCGCAGAGATCGGGGACACTTAAAATACAAATATCGGTGCTTGATGCCAATGATAATGTCCCTGTTTTTACACAACCTAATTTCAAGGCAACAGTAACAGAAAATGCGCTTAAAGGAACTTTAGTGACAACCATCCGCGCAACAGACAGAGACGAAGGCTCATACGGTCAAGTTACTTACTATTTTACGCGCATGTCTAATAACTTCGCAGAGCTTTTTGCGTTGCATGAAAATACAGGCGACATAACAGTCAGTGGACCAATTGATTATGAAAAAAATAAACACTACGAACTTGGCGTACAAGCCAAAGACCAAGGAGGACAAAGTGCTTCCACAAAAGTAATAATTGACGTTATTGATGTGAACGACAATGTCCCCTTGATTACACTGACGTCATTCTCTAGTCCAGTCTCCGAGGATGCGATTAGTGGCACTACCGTGGCTATAATACATGTCAAAGACATAGATTCTGATAAAAACGGAAAGGTAGATTGTTCGATAAATACTAAGATCCCGTTTGCCATCCAGTCGTCTTTAAAGAGCTATTACACCCTTGTCACAGATGGTGTTTTAGACAGAGAGCGCAATGTCGAATATAACATCACATTCACAGCCGTAGATGAGGGCACCCCGCCCCTCTCGGCGAGTAAAACCATCACACTGAGAATCTCAGATGTTAATGACAATGCGCCCGTATTTGAGCTGAGTTTATACACTGCTAATGTAATGGAAAACAACTCTCCGGGGGTCTCAGTGTTTTCGGTGAGGGCCCACGACTTAGATTGTGGTCAAAATGCGCGTGTGTCCTACCTGCTCATAGAATCTCAATTAAATGGAAATCCAATATCGTCATACATCTCCGTTAATGCAGAGACGGGTGTCATCCAGGCGGTGCGCTCCTTCGATTATGAACAAACTAAATCATTTGAGATGTATATCAAAGCTCAAGATGGAGGCTCCCCTCCTCTCAGCAGCAATGCCTCAGTCAAAATGAGTATCCAGGACCAGAACGACAACGCGCCTCAGGTTCTGTACCCAGTCCAGACTAGCAGCTCTCTGGTGGCTGAAATGGTGCCTCGTTCAGCAGATGTGGGCTATCTTGTTACTAAAGTGGTGGCTGTTGATGTGGACTCTGGACAGAATGCCTGGCTCTCGTATAAACTGCAGAAAGCGACAGACAGGGCGCTGTTTGAAGTGGGTTCACAGAATGGAGAAATAAGAACTATACGCCAAGTGAATGATAAAGATGCTGTGAAACAAAGGCTCACTGTTGTAGTGGAGGACAACGGGCAGCCCTCTCGTTCAGCTACAGTCAATGTTAACGTGGCGGTGGCGGACAGCTTCCCTGAAGTGCTCTCGGAGTTCACTGACTTTACGCACGACAAGGAGTACAATGACAACCTGACTTTTTACTTAGTCTTGGCTTTGGCTGTAGTCTCATTTCTGCTCATCACATGTTTAGTGGTTATTATATCAGTGAAAATATACAGATGGAGACAGTCTCGCATCCTCTATCATTCCAACCTCCCGGTTATTCCGTATTATCCACCGCGTTACGCAGACACTTTGGGGACAGGAACTCTACAGCACGTGTACAATTACGAGGTGTGCAGGACGACTGACTCCAGAAAGAGTGACTGTCAGTTCGCCAGACCCTGTAGTCAGAACGTACTGATAATGGACCCCAGTTCTACAGGGACGATGCAGCGGATGCAGAACGAAAAGAACAtcctggatgaaccagactccCCACTAGAGGTGAGTTAA
- the LOC123743098 gene encoding protocadherin gamma-A11-like, whose product MEFKGLLQPKTWRLCGLRWQVLIFLLYLNHIVRGQIRYSIPEEMKKGSLIGNVAQDLGLDLKRLRAGRARIVTGESVQYTELKTDKGILVVSERIDREQLCGDVTPCSFSFEIILENPIELHRVVVEILDVNDHAPTFQNSDLKLEISESATIGARFILESAEDPDVGVNDLQKYVLTPNDNFVLKQLANPDGSKYAEMILQKPLDREENPRLSLKLIAVDGGNPQRSGSVNIEITVLDVNDNAPVFNQSVYRATVMENAPKDTYITTVNASDADSGSNGQITYSFSKLKGSIADIFVIDKDIGIISVLGHIDFEKDKKYDIRVEAKDQGGFTDTSQIVIEVIDVNDNAPVINVMSFSSPVSEDAPPGTTIAVINVKDADSERNGQITCTTNTNLPFKIKSSITSYYNLISDKGFDRETTPEYNITITATDSGSPPLSSARTLHLRISDVNDNAPLFHQSSYSAYVTENNSPGMSIFTVSARDSDWNQNARISYLLEDTQISGTPVSTYISINSETGVLHAVRSFDYEQIKHLKLSVKAQDGGSPPLSSNVTVKIMIQDQNDNAPQVLYPVQTSSSLVAEMVPRSADVGYLVTKVVAVDVDSGQNAWLSYKLQKATDRALFEVGSQNGEIRTIRQVNDKDAVKQRLTVVVEDNGQPSRSATVNVNVAVADSFPEVLSEFTDFTHDKEYNDNLTFYLVLALAVVSFLFITCLVVIISVKIYRWRQSRILYHSNLPVIPYYPPRYADTLGTGTLQHVYNYEVCRTTDSRKSDCQFTRPCSQNVLIMDPSSTGTMQRMQNEKNILDEPDSPLEVSLLEFNKVPFFLEYILKM is encoded by the coding sequence ATGGAATTTAAAGGACTTCTTCAACCTAAAACATGGCGTTTGTGTGGACTGCGGTGGCAAGTACTTATTTTTCTCCTGTATCTCAATCATATTGTCAGAGGCCAAATCCGGTATTCCATTCCGGAGGAGATGAAGAAAGGCTCTCTTATCGGTAACGTAGCTCAAGACCTGGGGTTAGATTTGAAACGGCTCCGGGCGGGCCGGGCTCGTATCGTGACCGGAGAAAGCGTTCAGTACACAGAGCTGAAGACAGACAAAGGGATTCTAGTCGTGAGTGAGAGAATAGACCGTGAACAGCTTTGTGGCGACGTCACACCGTGTAGCTTCAGCTTCGAAATCATTCTAGAAAATCCTATTGAACTGCATCGtgttgttgtggaaattcttgATGTGAATGATCATGCCCCGACCTTCCAAAATAGTGACTTAAAATTAGAAATAAGTGAGTCAGCCACTATAGGTGCGCGCTTTATATTAGAGAGCGCAGAGGACCCCGACGTAGGCGTTAATGATTTACAGAAATATGTATTAACACCAAATGACAATTTTGTTTTAAAACAACTTGCCAATCCAGATGGTAGTAAATACGCTGAGATGATTCTTCAGAAACCGTTAGATAGAGAAGAGAATCCTCGTCTCTCTTTAAAGCTAATCGCTGTAGACGGTGGAAATCCACAGAGATCTGGCTCAGTAAATATAGAGATCACTGTCCTAGATGTAAATGACAATGCGCCTGTGTTTAACCAGTCAGTGTACAGGGCTACTGTGATGGAAAACGCTCCAAAAGACACCTATATCACCACCGTGAATGCCAGCGATGCCGACAGTGGATCAAATGGACAAATAAcatacagtttttcaaaattGAAGGGTAGCATAGCGGATATATTTGTCATAGATAAGGATATAGGAATCATATCCGTTTTGGGGCATATCGATTTTGAAAAAGATAAGAAATATGATATTAGAGTAGAGGCTAAAGACCAGGGCGGATTCACAGACACCAGCCAAATTGTCATTGAAGTTATTGATGTTAATGACAACGCACCAGTTATAAACGTCATGTCTTTCTCCAGCCCTGTGTCTGAAGATGCTCCTCCTGGAACTACGATAGCCGTTATTAACGTCAAAGACGCTGATTCAGAGAGGAACGGACAGATTACATGCACTACAAATACTAACCTCCCGTTCAAGATCAAATCGTCGATAACAAGTTATTACAATTTGATCTCTGATAAAGGTTTTGACCGAGAAACGACTCCAGAATACAACATAACAATTACAGCGACAGATTCTGGTTCGCCTCCTCTCTCCAGCGCCAGAACTTTACACCTTAGAATCTCTGATGTAAATGATAATGCCCCATTGTTTCATCAGAGCTCATACTCTGCTTATGTCACAGAGAATAACTCTCCTGGAATGTCCATATTTACTGTCAGCGCGCGGGACTCTGACTGGAATCAGAACGCGAGAATATCGTACCTGTTGGAGGACACGCAGATCAGTGGAACTCCAGTCTCTACTTATATATCAATTAACTCTGAAACAGGAGTTTTACATGCGGTGCGCTCCTTTGATTATgaacaaataaaacatcttaaactCTCCGTTAAGGCGCAAGATGGAGGCTCTCCTCCACTCAGTAGCAATGTGACTGTGAAAATAATGATCCAGGACCAGAACGACAACGCTCCTCAGGTTCTGTACCCAGTCCAGACTAGCAGTTCTCTGGTGGCTGAAATGGTACCTCGTTCAGCAGATGTGGGCTATCTTGTTACTAAAGTGGTGGCTGTTGATGTGGACTCTGGACAGAATGCCTGGCTCTCCTATAAACTGCAGAAAGCGACAGACAGGGCGCTGTTTGAAGTGGGTTCACAGAATGGAGAAATAAGAACTATACGCCAAGTCAATGATAAAGATGCTGTGAAACAAAGGCTCACTGTTGTAGTGGAGGACAACGGGCAGCCCTCTCGTTCAGCTACAGTCAATGTTAACGTGGCGGTGGCGGACAGCTTCCCTGAAGTGCTCTCGGAGTTCACTGACTTTACGCACGACAAGGAGTACAATGACAACCTGACTTTTTACTTAGTCTTGGCTTTGGCTGTAGTCTCATTTCTGTTCATCACATGTTTAGTGGTTATTATATCAGTGAAAATATACAGATGGAGGCAGTCTCGCATCCTCTATCATTCCAACCTCCCGGTTATTCCGTATTATCCACCGCGTTACGCAGACACTTTGGGGACAGGAACTCTACAGCACGTGTACAATTACGAGGTGTGCAGGACGACTGACTCCAGAAAGAGTGACTGTCAGTTCACCAGACCCTGTAGTCAGAACGTACTGATAATGGACCCCAGTTCTACAGGGACGATGCAGCGGATGCAGAACGAAAAGAACAtcctggatgaaccagactccCCATTAGAGGTGAGTTTATTGGAGTTTAACAAAGTACCTTTTTTTTTGGAGTACATCttaaaaatgtaa